The following are from one region of the Acanthopagrus latus isolate v.2019 chromosome 2, fAcaLat1.1, whole genome shotgun sequence genome:
- the LOC119008524 gene encoding uncharacterized protein LOC119008524 — MTSIQRWQEKGWALLHLLLVVSVTQADELLCRRRGDPENPQLSKDGDIVLGGIFSFHSRWKDRKDTYIDKPLPLQCTSLNFRGFQYAQAMLFAIAEINNSTHILPGISLGYKIYDVCGSIGRVLTVALASTTGNEMVFAPSDVPCTRPVNVQALLGVTSSSPCMAISTVIGPFHIPLISHFATCACLSDKTKYPSFLRTIPSDYYQSRALAQLVYYFGWTWVGAIRSNDDYGNDGMAIFTETAQQLGICLEYSVPFFRTDAPDKIQKIIDIMKGSTSKVIVGFLSHMDMDVLLQELSHHNLTGYQWVGTEGWNSDSRIAAMDRHHILDGAIGLSIPKAHVSGMTEFILNVKSLRSSSNEFFTEFWETLFSCRLNKSKSSEENQTECTGNEDVTGVQNTFTDMSLMPIFYNVYKGVYAVAHALHNILRCNKTCNNKVQLDPFTILQHIRKIRFTTKEGDEVYFNENGDPAAKYEIMNWQRNENGMVDFVRVGLYDASLPADKQLTLQNESLVWAQNLQQVPLSVCNDKCPPGTRKVLQKGKPVCCYDCLRCAEGEISNATDSITCVRCHPDYWSNERRDACVKKEAEFLSYEEIMGTLLTAASLFGTCMTAVVAFIFFRYRQTPVVRANNSELSFLLLFSLILCFLCSLTFIGRPSEWSCMLRHTAFGITFVLCISCVLGKTIVVLMAFRATLPGSDVMKWFGPAQQKLSVLGFTLVQVIICILWLTISPPFPFKNFKTFKDKIILECALGSAVGFWAVLGYIGLLAMLCFILAFLARKLPDNFNEAKFITFSMLIFCAVWITFIPAYVSSPGKFSVAVEIFAILASSFGLLICIFIPKCYIILLKPEKNTKKNMMGKGAPKWSEKGQALLLLLVVVSVSQAEQLACRQRGDPEQPQLSKVGDFVLGGIFSFHSSWKESQDDYMEKPLPLQCTRLNFRGFQYTQAMLFAIEEINNSTDLLPGITLGYKIHDACSSIARGVRVALALANGNEEVFAPSEAPCTTTAQVQAIMGETSSSPCMAIATVIGPFHIPLISHFATCACLSDKTKYPSFLRTIPSDYYQSRALAQLVKYFGWTWVGAIRSNDGYGNNGMATFIETAQQLGICLEYSVSVFRTDPPDKLQQIVDIIKASTSKVIVTFLSPSDLYVVIHKLSHHNLTGYQWVGTEAWIFDSQTAAMDRHHILDGAIGLSIPKAHVSGMREFMLDVKLLNSSSNELFIELWETLFSCEFKQSNSSAENQRECTGHEDVTEVQNSFTDMSLMPIFYNVYKGVYAVAHALHNILRCNKTCDNKVQLDPFTILQHIKTVWFKTKEGDDVYFNENGDPAAKYEIINWQPTENGIVDFITVGLYDASLPADKQLNLQNKSLVWAQNSLQVPLSVCSEKCPPGTRKVLKKGKPVCCYDCLSCAEGEISNTTDSITCVRCDPEFWSNEGRDACVKKEAEFLSYDGIMGALLTAASLFGTCTTAVVAFIFFRYRQTPVVRANNSELSFLLLFSLSLCFLCSLTFMGRPSEWSCMLRHTAFGITFVLCISCVLGKTIVVLMAFRATLPGSDVMKWFGPTQQKLTVLGFTLIQVVICILWLTISPPFPFKNIKKFKDKIILECDMGSTVGFWAVLGYIGLLAMLCFILAFLARKLPDNFNEAKFITFSMLIFCAVWITFIPAYVSSPGKFSVAVEIFAILASSFGLLICIFIPKCYIILLKPEKNTKKHIMGKDTSL, encoded by the exons ATGACGTCCATACAGAGGTGGCAAGAAAAGGGTTGGGCGCTCCTGCACTTATTGTTGGTGGTGTCTGTCACTCAGGCTGATGAGCTGTTGTGCAGGCGGAGAGGGGATCCTGAGAATCCACAGCTATCTAAGGATGGGGATATTGTGTTGGGCGGAATCTTCTCTTTCCACAGCCGCTGGAAAGATAGAAAAGACACCTACATAGACAAACCATTGCCACTGCAATGCACCAG TCTGAATTTCAGAGGGTTTCAATATGCCCAGGCTATGCTCTTTGCCATAGCGGAGATTAATAATAGCACACACATTCTACCAGGCATCTCTCTGGGATATAAGATCTATGATGTATGTGGCTCCATTGGAAGAGTTTTAACTGTTGCATTGGCCTCAACTACTGGTAATGAAATGGTATTTGCACCCTCCGATGTACCATGTACCCGACCAGTCAATGTGCAGGCTCTTTTGGGAGtgacctcttcctctccttgcaTGGCCATATCTACTGTAATCGGACCCTTTCATATACCACTG atCAGCCACTTTGCTACTTGTGCTTGTCTCAGTGATAAAACCAAGTACCCATCATTCCTCAGAACAATACCCAGTGACTACTACCAGAGCAGAGCCCTGGCCCAGTTGGTCTACTACTTTGGTTGGACTTGGGTTGGAGCTATTAGATCAAATGATGATTATGGCAATGATGGCATGGCCATATTTACAGAAACTGCCCAGCAGCTGGGTATCTGTCTGGAATACTCTGTGCCTTTCTTCAGAACAGATGCAccagacaaaatacaaaagataATTGACATTATGAAAGGTTCCACTTCCAAGGTGATTGTAGGTTTCCTCTCACATATGGATATGGATGTGCTACTACAGGAGCTGTCTCACCACAACTTGACTGGGTACCAGTGGGTCGGCACTGAGGGTTGGAACTCTGATTCCAGAATTGCAGCAATGGACAGGCATCACATTCTGGATGGTGCCATTGGCCTATCCATCCCCAAAGCACATGTCAGTGGCATGACAgagtttattttgaatgtgaagTCACTCAGGTCATCTAGTAATGAATTTTTTACAGAGTTTTGGGAAACATTATTTAGCTGTAGGTTGAACAAATCAAAGTCGTCAGAAGAGAATCAGACAGAATGTACTGGAAATGAGGATGTGACTGGAGTGCAAAACACATTCACTGATATGTCACTCATGCCTATCTTTTACAATGTTTATAAAGGAGTGTATGCTGTGGCTCATGCACTTCATAATATTCtcagatgtaataaaacatgtaacaacAAGGTGCAGCTAGATCCATTTACG atTTTGCAGCATATAAGAAAGATTCGGTTCACAACAAAGGAAGGAGATGAAGTTTACTTTAATGAGAATGGAGACCCAGCAGCCAAATACGAAATTATGAACTGGCAGCGAAATGAAAATGGCATGGTGGACTTTGTCAGAGTTGGTCTTTACGATGCTTCTTtacctgcagacaaacagctgactcTGCAAAATGAGTCTTTAGTTTGGGCACAGAACTTACAACAG GTGCCTTTGTCAGTTTGCAATGACAAATGTCCACCAGGAACTCGTAAGGTTCTGCAGAAAGGAAAGCCTGTGTGCTGCTATGACTGTTTAAgatgtgcagagggagaaataagCAACGCTACAG ATTCAATCACCTGTGTGCGATGCCACCCCGACTACTGGTCAAATGAGAGAAGAGATGCCTGTGTAAAGAAGGaagcagagtttctctcataTGAGGAGATTATGGGAAcactgctcactgcagcttctctctttggAACATGTATGACTGCTGTTGTGgcgttcattttcttcagatacagacagactcctgttgtcagggccaacaactctgagctgagctttctgctgctcttctccttgattctgtgtttcctgtgttctctgaccttcatcggccggccctctgagtggtcctgcatgctgcgacacacagcattcggcatcacctttgtcctctgtatctcttgtgttctggGGAAAACAATAGTGGTGTTAATGGCCTTCAGGGCCACACTCCCAGgtagtgatgtgatgaaatggtttgggcctgcacagcagaaactcaGTGTTCTGGGTTTCACTCTTGTACAAGTTATCATATGTATCCTCTGGTTAacaatttctcctccttttccctttaagaattttaaaacatttaaggaTAAGATCATCTTAGAGTGTGCTCTGGGCTCAGCTGTAGGCTTTTGGGCTGTACTTGGGTACATAGGACTTTTGgctatgttgtgttttattcttgcTTTTCTGGCTCGGAAATTGcctgataatttcaatgaagccaaatttatcacctttagcatgctgatattctgtgcagtatGGATCACTTTTATCCCTgcatatgtcagctctcctgggaagTTCAGTGtagctgtggagatatttgctattctggcttcaagttttggactgctcatttgtatttttatcccCAAATGTTATATTATCTTactgaaaccagagaagaacACGAAAAAGAATATGATGGGGAAGGGAGCACCAAA GTGGTCAGAGAAGGGCCAGGCACTCTTACTGCTATTGGTGGTGGTGTCAGTCTCTCAGGCTGAGCAGCTGgcatgcagacagagaggggatcCTGAGCAGCCACAGTTATCTAAGGTTGGGGACTTTGTGCTGGGGGGGATCTTCTCTTTTCACAGCAGCTGGAAAGAGAGTCAGGATGATTACATGGAAAAACCATTGCCGCTGCAATGCACCAG ATTAAACTTCAGAGGGTTCCAATATACCCAGGCTATGCTCTTTGCAATAGAGGAGATTAATAACAGCACTGACCTACTGCCTGGCATAACTCTGGGATATAAGATCCACGATGCCTGTAGCTCCATTGCTAGAGGTGTGAGGGTTGCACTGGCCCTGGCTAATGGTAATGAAGAAGTATTTGCACCCTCTGAGGCACCATGTACCACAACTGCCCAAGTGCAGGCCATTATGGGAGAGACCTCATCTTCTCCTTGCATGGCCATAGCTACTGTCATTGGACCCTTTCATATCCCACTG ATCAGTCACTTTGCTACTTGTGCTTGCCTTAGTGATAAAACCAAGTACCCATCATTCCTCAGAACAATACCCAGTGACTACTACCAGAGCAGAGCTCTGGCCCAGCTGGTCAAGTACTTTGGATGGACTTGGGTTGGAGCTATTAGATCAAATGATGGTTATGGCAATAATGGCATGGCGACATTCATAGAAACTGCCCAGCAGCTGGGTATCTGTCTGGAGTACTCCGTTTCTGTCTTCAGAACAGATCCACCAGACAAATTACAACAAATAGTTGACATTATCAAGGCTTCCACGTCAAAGGTGATTGTCacattcctctctccctctgatttGTATGTGGTAATACACAAGCTTTCTCACCACAACTTGACTGGGTATCAATGGGTAGGTACTGAGGCCTGGATCTTTGATTCCCAAACTGCAGCTATGGACAGGCATCACATTCTGGATGGTGCCATAGGCCTGTCCATCCCCAAAGCACATGTCAGTGGCATGAGAGAGTTCATGTTGGATGTGAAGCTGCTCAACTCATCTAGTAATGAATTGTTTATAGAGTTGTGGGAGACATTATTCAGCTGTGAGTTCAAACAGTCAAACTCATCAGCAGAGAACCAGAGAGAATGTACTGGACATGAAGATGTGACTGAAGTGCAAAACAGCTTCACTGATATGTCACTCATGCCTATCTTTTACAATGTTTATAAAGGAGTGTATGCTGTGGCTCATGCACTTCATAATATTCtcagatgtaataaaacatgtgacaACAAGGTGCAGCTAGATCCATTCACA ATCTTACAGCACATCAAAACAGTTTggttcaaaacaaaagaaggtgATGATGTTTACTTTAATGAGAATGGAGACCCAGCAGCAAAGTATGAAATTATAAACTGGCAGCCAACAGAAAATGGAATTGTGGACTTCATCACAGTTGGTCTTTATGATGCATCTTTacctgcagacaaacagttGAATCTACAAAATAAGTCTTTAGTTTGGGCCCAGAACTCACTACAG GTGCCGTTGTCAGTTTGCAGTGAGAAATGTCCCCCAGGAACCCGAAAAGTTCTGAAGAAAGGAAAGCCTGTCTGCTGCTATGACTGTTTAAGTTGCGCAGAGGGAGAAATCAGCAACACCACAG ATTCTATCACCTGTGTGCGATGTGACCCTGAGTTCTGGTCAAATGAGGGAAGAGATGCCTGTGTAAAGAAGGAGGCAGAGTTCCTCTCATATGACGGGATTATGGGAGCACTGCTGACTGCAGCGTCCTTGTTTGGAACATGCACGACTGCTGTTGTGgcgttcattttcttcagatacagacagactccTGTTGTCAGagccaacaactctgagctgagcttcctgctgctcttttccttgagtctgtgtttcctgtgttctctgaccttcatGGGCCGACCCTCTgagtggtcctgcatgctgcgacacacagcattcggcatcacctttgtcctctgtatctcttgtgttctggGGAAAACAATAGTGGTGTTAATGGCCTTCAGGGCCACACTCCCAGgtagtgatgtgatgaaatggtttgggcCTACACAGCAGAAACTTACTGTTCTGGGTTTCACTCTTATACAAGTTGTCATTTGCATCCTCTGGTTAacaatttctcctccttttccctttaaGAATATTAAAAAGTTCAAGGACAAAATCATCTTAGAGTGCGACATGGGGTCAACTGTAGGGTTTTGGGCTGTACTTGGGTACATTGGACTTCTGGcgatgttgtgttttattcttgcTTTTCTGGCTCGGAAACTGcctgataatttcaatgaagccaAATTTATCACCTTTAGCATGTTAATATTCTGTGCAGTATGGATCACTTTTATCCCAgcatatgtcagctctcctggaAAGTTCAGTGTTGCTGTAGAGATATTTGCTATTCTGGCTTCAAGTTTTGGactgctcatttgtatttttattccaaaatgttaTATCATCTTACTGAAGCCagagaagaatacaaaaaagCACATTATGGGGAAGGATACATCATTATGA
- the LOC119008518 gene encoding extracellular calcium-sensing receptor-like — protein MTSTQRGPGKGWVLLLLLASFSQAEEPVCRLIGDPENPQLSKDGDILLGGIFSFHIKYKNRLETYMQKPLPLQCTSLDFRGFQYAQAMLFAIEEINNSTDLLPGISLGYKFYDDCVFIARGVTVALALANGNEVIFAPSEAPCSRPAQVQAILGGTFSSPCMAISTVIGPFNIPLISHLATCACLSDKTKYPSFLRTIPSDYYQSRALAQLVKHFGWTWVGAIRINNDYGNNGMATFIETAQQLGICLEYSVSVLRTDPPHKIAKIVDIIKASTSKVIVTFLSPAELYMIIQELSHHNLTGYQWVGTEAWIFDFQTAAVDKHHILDGAIGLSIPKAHVSGMREFILDVKPLNSSSDELFTEFWETLFSCKFTLSKSSAENQRECTGHEDVTEVQNSFTDMSLMPLFYNVYKGVYAMAHALHNVLSCNKTCNSTVQLDPFMILQHIKEVNFKTKEGDEVYFNENGDPAAKYEIINWQPTENGIVDFVTVGLHDASLHADKQLKLQSQSLIWAQNSQQVPLSVCNEQCPPGTRKVLQKRKPICCYDCLRCAEGEISNATDSITCMRCDPEFWSNERRDSCIKKEEEFLSYEEIMGKLLTAASLFGTCMSFVVAFIFFRYRQTPVVRANNSELSFLLLFSLTLCFLCSLTFIGRPSEWSCMLRHTAFGITFVLCISCVLGKTIVVLMAFRATLPGSDVMKWFGPAQQKLSVLGFTLIQVIICILWLTIAPPFPFENFKIFKDKIILECALGSAVGFWAVLGYIGFLAMLCFILAFLARKLPDNFNEAKFITFSMLIFCAVWITFIPAYVSSPGKFSVAVEIFAILASSFGLLVCIFIPKCYIILLKPEKNTKKHLMGKETSL, from the exons ATGACGTCTACACAGAGGGGGCCAGGGAAGGGATGGGTactcttgttgttgttggcatCTTTCTCTCAGGCTGAAGAGCCAGTGTGCAGGCTGATTGGGGATCCAGAGAATCCACAACTATCTAAGGATGGGGACATTTTGTTAGGAGGAATCTTTTCTTTCCACATCAAGTATAAAAACAGACTGGAAACCTACATGCAAAAACCACTGCCACTGCAATGCACCAG TTTGGATTTCAGAGGGTTCCAGTATGCCCAGGCTATGCTCTTCGCCATAGAAGAGATTAATAACAGCACAGATTTATTGCCTGGCATTTCTCTGGGATATAAGTTCTATGATGATTGTGTCTTCATTGCCAGAGGAGTGACAGTAGCTCTGGCCTTGGCTAACGGCAATGAAGTGATATTTGCTCCCTCTGAGGCACCATGTAGCAGACCTGCCCAAGTGCAGGCCATTTTGGGAGGGACGTTTTCCTCTCCTTGCATGGCTATATCAACTGTCATCGGACCCTTTAATATCCCACTG atCAGCCACCTTGCTACTTGTGCTTGTCTCAGTGATAAAACCAAGTACCCATCCTTTCTCAGAACAATACCCAGTGACTACTACCAGAGCAGAGCCCTGGCCCAGTTGGTCAAGCACTTTGGTTGGACTTGGGTCGGAGCAATTAGAATAAATAATGATTATGGCAATAATGGCATGGCTACATTTATAGAAACTGCCCAGCAGCTGGGTATCTGTCTGGAGTACTCTGTGTCGGTCTTGAGAACAGATCCGCCGCACAAAATAGCAAAGATAGTTGACATTATCAAAGCTTCAACTTCCAAGGTGATTGTCACTTTCCTCTCCCCTGCAGAGTTGTATATGATTATACAGGAGTTGTCTCACCATAACTTGACTGGGTACCAGTGGGTAGGCACTGAGGCCTGGATCTTTGATTTCCAAACTGCAGCTGTGGATAAGCATCACATACTCGATGGTGCAATAGGCCTGTCCATCCCCAAAGCACATGTCAGTGGCATGAGAGAGTTCATTTTGGATGTGAAGCCACTAAATTCATCGAGTGATGAATTGTTTACAGAGTTTTGGGAGACATTGTTTAGCTGTAagtttacactttcaaaatcaTCAGCAGAGAATCAGAGAGAATGTACTGGACATGAAGATGTTACTGAAGTACAAAACAGCTTCACTGATATGTCTCTCATGCCTCTCTTTTACAATGTTTATAAAGGAGTGTATGCTATGGCCCATGCACTTCATAATGTTCtcagctgtaataaaacatgtaacagcACGGTGCAGCTAGATCCATTCATG ATTTTACAGCACATAAAAGAGGTTAActtcaaaacaaaggaaggagatgaggtTTACTTTAATGAGAATGGAGACCCAGCAGCAAAGTATGAAATTATTAACTGGCAGCCAACTGAAAATGGCATTGTGGACTTTGTCACAGTTGGTCTTCATGATGCATCTTtacatgcagacaaacagctgaaactGCAAAGTCAGTCTTTAATTTGGGCCCAGAATTCACAACAG GTGCCTTTGTCAGTTTGCAATGAGCAATGTCCTCCAGGAACTCGCAAGGTTCTGCAGAAACGAAAGCCCATCTGCTGCTATGACTGTTTAAgatgtgcagagggagaaatcaGCAATGCCACAG ACTCTATCACCTGTATGAGGTGTGACCCTGAGTTCTGGTCAAATGAAAGAAGAGATTCCTGTATTAAGAAGGAGGAAGAGTTTCTCTCATATGAAGAGATTATGGGAAAACTTCTTACAGCAGCGTCCTTGTTTGGAACATGCATGAGTTTTGTTGTTgcgttcattttcttcagatacagacagactcctgttgtcagggccaacaactctgagctgagcttcctgctgctcttctctttgactctgtgtttcctgtgttctctgaccttcatcggccggccctctgagtggtcctgcatgctgcgacacacagcattcggcatcacctttgtcctctgtatctcttgtgttctggGGAAAACAATAGTGGTGTTAATGGCCTTCAGGGCCACACTCCCAGgtagtgatgtgatgaaatggtttgggcctgcacagcagaaactcaGTGTTCTGGGTTTCACTCTTATACAAGTTATCATATGTATCCTCTGGTTAACAATTGCTCCTCCTTTTCCATTTGagaattttaaaatattcaaggATAAAATCATCTTAGAGTGTGCTCTGGGCTCAGCTGTAGGCTTTTGGGCTGTACTTGGGTACATAGGATTTCTGGCCATGTTATGTTTCATTCTTGCTTTTCTTGCTCGGAAACTGcctgataatttcaatgaagccaaatttatcacctttagcatgctgatattctgtgcagtatGGATCACTTTTATCCCAGcgtatgtcagctctcctgggaagTTCAGTGtggctgtggagatatttgctattctggcttcaagttttggactgcttgtttgtatttttatcccaaaatgttatattatcttactgaaaccagagaagaatacaaaaaaacacttgatggGGAAGGAGACATCATTATGA
- the LOC119013386 gene encoding extracellular calcium-sensing receptor-like has product MQKPLPLQCTSLDFRGFQYAQAMLFAIEEINNSTNVLPGISLGYKFYDDCGFIARGVTVALALANGNEVIFAPSEAPCSRPAQVQAILGGTFSSPCMAISTVIGPFNIPLISHLATCACLSDKTKYPSFLRTIPSDYHQSRALAQLVKHFGWTWVGAIRINNDYGNNGMATFIETAQQLGICLEYSVSVFRTDPQHKIVKIVDIIKASTSKVIVAFLSPTELYMIIQELSHHNLTGYQWVGTEAWIFDFQTAAMDRHRILDGAIGLSIPKAHVSGMREFMLDVNSLNSSSDELFTEFWETLFSCKFTLSKSSAENQRECTGHEDVTEVQNSFTDMSLMPLFYNVYKGVYAMAHALHNVLSCNKTCNSTVQLDPFMILQHIKEVNFKTKEGDEVYFNENGDPAAKYEIINWQPTENGIVDFVTVGLHDASLPADKQLKLQSQSLIWAQNSQQVPLSVCNEKCPPGTRKVLQKGKPVCCYDCLRCAEGEISNATDSITCMRCDPEFWSNERRDSCIKKEEEFLSYEEIMGKLLTAASLFGTCMSFVVAFIFFRYRQTPVVRANNSELSFLLLFSLTLCFLCSLTFIGRPSEWSCMLRHTAFGITFVLCISCVLGKTIVVLMAFKATLPGSDVMKWFGPTQQKLSVLGFTLIQVWICILWLTINPPFPSKNLLLYNDKIILECALGSAVGFWAVLGYIGLLALLCFILAFLARKLPDNFNEAKFITFSMLIFCAVWITFIPAYISSPGKFSVAVEIFAILASSFGLLVCIFIPKCYIILLKPEKNTKKHLMGKETSL; this is encoded by the exons ATGCAAAAACCACTGCCACTGCAATGCACCAG TTTGGATTTCAGAGGGTTCCAGTATGCCCAGGCTATGCTCTTTGCCATAGAAGAGATTAATAACAGCACAAATGTATTGCCTGGCATTTCTCTGGGATATAAGTTCTATGATGATTGTGGCTTCATTGCCAGAGGAGTGACAGTAGCTCTGGCCTTGGCTAATGGCAATGAAGTGATATTTGCTCCCTCTGAGGCACCATGTAGCAGACCTGCCCAAGTGCAGGCCATTTTGGGAGGGACGTTTTCCTCTCCTTGCATGGCCATATCAACTGTCATCGGACCCTTTAATATCCCACTG atCAGCCACCTTGCTACTTGTGCTTGTCTCAGTGATAAAACCAAGTACCCATCCTTTCTCAGAACAATACCCAGTGACTACCACCAGAGCAGAGCCCTGGCCCAGTTGGTCAAGCACTTTGGTTGGACTTGGGTTGGAGCAATTAGAATAAATAATGATTATGGCAATAATGGCATGGCTACATTTATAGAAACTGCCCAGCAGCTGGGTATCTGTCTGGAGTACTCTGTGTCGGTCTTCAGAACAGATCCACAACACAAAATAGTTAAGATAGTTGATATTATCAAAGCTTCAACTTCCAAGGTGATTGTCGCTTTCCTCTCCCCGACAGAGTTGTATATGATTATACAGGAGTTGTCTCACCATAACTTGACTGGGTACCAGTGGGTAGGCACTGAGGCCTGGATCTTTGATTTCCAAACGGCAGCAATGGATAGACATCGCATACTTGATGGTGCAATAGGCCTGTCCATCCCCAAAGCACATGTCAGTGGCATGAGAGAGTTCATGTTGGATGTGAATTCACTAAATTCATCGAGTGATGAATTGTTTACAGAGTTTTGGGAGACATTGTTTAGCTGTAagtttacactttcaaaatcaTCAGCAGAGAATCAGAGAGAATGTACTGGACATGAAGATGTTACTGAAGTACAAAACAGCTTCACTGATATGTCTCTCATGCCTCTCTTTTACAATGTTTATAAAGGAGTGTATGCTATGGCCCATGCACTTCATAATGTTCtcagctgtaataaaacatgtaacagcACGGTGCAGCTAGATCCATTCATG ATTTTACAGCACATAAAAGAGGTTAActtcaaaacaaaggaaggagatgaggtTTACTTTAATGAGAATGGAGACCCAGCAGCAAAGTATGAAATTATTAACTGGCAGCCAACTGAAAATGGCATTGTGGACTTTGTCACAGTTGGTCTTCATGATGCATCTTtacctgcagacaaacagctgaaactGCAAAGTCAGTCTTTAATTTGGGCCCAGAATTCACAACAG GTGCCTTTGTCAGTTTGCAATGAGAAATGTCCCCCAGGAACTCGCAAGGTTCTGCAGAAAGGAAAGCCTGTCTGCTGCTATGACTGTTTAAGATGTGCAGAAGGAGAAATCAGCAATGCCACAG ACTCTATCACCTGTATGAGGTGTGACCCTGAGTTCTGGTCAAATGAAAGAAGAGATTCCTGTATTAAGAAGGAGGAAGAGTTTCTCTCATATGAAGAGATTATGGGAAAACTTCTTACAGCAGCGTCCTTGTTTGGAACATGCATGAGTTTTGTTGTTgcgttcattttcttcagatacagacagactcctgttgtcagggccaacaactctgagctgagcttcctgctgctcttctctttgactctgtgtttcctgtgttctctaACCTTCATCGGCCGGCCCTCTgagtggtcctgcatgctgcgacacacagcattcggcatcacctttgtcctctgtatctcttgtgttctggGGAAAACAATAGTGGTGTTAATGGCCTTCAAGGCCACACTCCCAGgtagtgatgtgatgaaatggtttgggcCTACACAGCAGAAACTCAGTGTCCTGGGTTTCACTCTCATACAAGTTTGGATTTGCATACTATGGCTGACAATCAACCCTCCCTTTCCTTCTAAGAATTTGTTACTATATAACGATAAAATCATCTTAGAGTGTGCTCTGGGCTCAGCTGTAGGCTTTTGGGCTGTACTTGGGTACATTGGACTTCTGGCTctgttatgttttattcttgCTTTTCTGGCTCGGAAACTGcctgataatttcaatgaagccaAATTTATCACCTTTAGCATGTtgatattctgtgcagtatGGATCACTTTTATCCCAGCATATATCAGCTCTCCTGGGAAGTTCAGTGTTGCCGTAGAGATATTTGCTATTCTGGCTTCAAGTTTTGGActgcttgtttgtattttcatcccaaaatgttatattatcttattgaaaccagagaagaatacaaaaaaacacttgatggGGAAGGAGACATCATTATGA